A stretch of Procambarus clarkii isolate CNS0578487 chromosome 80, FALCON_Pclarkii_2.0, whole genome shotgun sequence DNA encodes these proteins:
- the LOC123746288 gene encoding cylicin-2, giving the protein MERNIPHVLDVFTCSPRARRRSHATEINQVAVQQKDADLAQKNPGNDSAVSVGSSDEDEANISKYFDYLNEDDPGSGSASKRKKKKKSLGKENQDNESQGKDNKEDNKGKEKQGNDKPSERSSRKGEYEKDMRHIERHLSMKKTIRKKMMRDLQQAFVEDPGEFQQDPNRMTPEKKNNIDIRNLTFSKSRLSKSEHNFLDMLKDESPKDKDKKDRKGILGYRDLMKNNKNKESNDELKDDDSGNGSPTRDSPKKAVSKEDLIDTKDPAKEEKKVGFWKKLTGKGKSKR; this is encoded by the exons ATGGAACGCAACATCCCACACGTCTTAGACGTCTTCACGTGTTCTCCCAGAGCAAGGCGCCGTAGCCATGCTACGGAAATCAACCAG GTTGCTGTACAGCAGAAGGATGCAGACCTGGCACAGAAGAACCCGGGCAACGACTCCGCTGTGTCTGTGGGCTCGAGCGACGAGGACGAGGCCAATATCTCCAAGTACTTCGACTACCTAAATGAGGATGATCCTGGCAGCGGCAGCGCCtccaagaggaagaagaagaagaagagtctAGGGAAGGAAAACCAGGACAATGAAAGTCAGGGGAAGGACAACAAAGAGGACAACAAAGGGAAAGAGAAGCAGGGAAACGACAAACCATCAGAGAGAAGTAGCCGTAAGGGGGAGTACGAAAAGGACATGAGGCACATCGAACGCCACCTCTCCATGAAGAAGACCATTCGCAAGAAGATGATGCGCGATCTCCAGCAGGCCTTCGTTGAAGATCCCGGAGAGTTTCAGCAGGACCCGAACCGTATGACCCCGGAGAAGAAGAACAACATCGATATACGAAATCTGACTTTCTCCAAAAGTAGGCTCTCTAAATCAGAGCACAATTTTCTGGATATGCTTAAAGATGAATCGCCGAAGGACAAGGACAAGAAGGATCGCAAGGGAATCCTAGGATATAGAGATTTAatgaaaaacaacaaaaataaagAATCGAATGACGAACTCAAGGATGACGACTCCGGCAATGGGTCCCCGACGCGGGACTCTCCGAAGAAGGCCGTGAGCAAGGAGGACTTGATAGACACGAAGGATCCTGCCAAGGAAGAGAAAAAAGTCGGATTTTGGAAGAAATTAACCGGGAAGGGGAAGAGTAAGCGGTAA